The genomic segment TCGATCCTGATCGCCTCGGTGCAGGCCGCACTCACCGATTCCGATGCGGAACGACTGCGGTACGACCTGATGGAGCGGGTCAGCCAATTCCGCGCGCAGGGCATCATCGTCGACGTCACCGCGATCGACGTGATGGACTCGTTTGCGGCCCGCTCGTTGCGGACAATCGCACACATGACTCGGCTGCGCGGCGCCGACACCGTGATCGTGGGTCTGCAGCCAGAAGTCGCGTTTGCCATGGTTCAACTGGGTCTGGCGTTCGACGACATGAACACCGCACTGGATCTCGAAGAGGGCCTTTCCCTGCTGAATCGCCAACGGGGAGTGGGGAAATCGACGATCGGGCGCGATGGTGGCGGCTGACATTGTCGTCGCTATCAATAACCCCGACGACATCGTCGCCGCCAGGAGAGCCGGACACCAGATCGCACTAGAACTCGGGTTTTCGCTGACCGACGTCACCATGATCGCCACGGCGATCTCCGAAATCGCACGCAATATCACCAGCTACGCGGGTCGGGGCGTCGTCCATCTGTGGGTGGCCGACCGTGAGGGTCGCAGGGCTCTGATCGTCCGCGCT from the Mycobacterium lentiflavum genome contains:
- a CDS encoding STAS domain-containing protein — protein: MPVPILKQGSILIASVQAALTDSDAERLRYDLMERVSQFRAQGIIVDVTAIDVMDSFAARSLRTIAHMTRLRGADTVIVGLQPEVAFAMVQLGLAFDDMNTALDLEEGLSLLNRQRGVGKSTIGRDGGG
- a CDS encoding anti-sigma regulatory factor — translated: MAADIVVAINNPDDIVAARRAGHQIALELGFSLTDVTMIATAISEIARNITSYAGRGVVHLWVADREGRRALIVRAEDDGPGIADVERAMEDGYSTGRGLGMGLPGSRRLMDRLIVESALGKGTVVEMWKWVPGRA